A single Corticium candelabrum chromosome 16, ooCorCand1.1, whole genome shotgun sequence DNA region contains:
- the LOC134192323 gene encoding uncharacterized protein K02A2.6-like — translation MAVYGSILFVIVDACTKWMDIHYTGNFCTSAITIEKLRDSFATHGLPDTLVSDNGPCFVSQEFEGFMKCSGIRHVWTAPYHSASNGLAETAVQSFRAGMRKQSSGSVKTKLAKFLLNYRTTPHTTTGVAPAQLLIGRRLTTSIDRLFPDVLRKVVQTQLQQKNYQDQHVTYRPFQVQDRVFIRNYANGPIWVPGVILAVTGPLSYE, via the coding sequence ATGGCCGTTTATGGGAGCATACTTTTTGTCATTGTGGATGCTTGCACCAAATGGATGGATATTCACTACACGGGCAATTTTTGTACATCAGCCATCACAATAGAGAAACTACGTGACTCTTTCGCCACTCATGGGTTGCCGGATACATTAGTGTCTGACAATGGACCTTGTTTTGTGTCACAGGAGTTCGAAGGATTTATGAAGTGCAGCGGTATTAGGCATGTTTGGACAGCACCCTATCATTCCGCCTCTAATGGCCTTGCAGAGACGGCAGTGCAGTCGTTTAGAGCTGGCATGCGGAAGCAATCATCAGGGTCTGTAAAGACCAAGTTGGCAAAATTTTTACTCAACTATCGTACCACCCCGCATACAACCACTGGAGTGGCACCAGCGCAACTATTAATCGGACGAAGGCTGACAACATCCATAGACAGGCTGTTTCCGGATGTGTTGAGGAAAGTGGTCCAAACACAGTTACAACAGAAGAATTACCAAGACCAGCATGTTACATACCGTCCATTTCAGGTACAAGACAGAGTATTTATCAGGAACTATGCAAATGGACCAATTTGGGTACCTGGGGTGATATTAGCCGTCACGGGTCCACTGTCTTATGAATGA
- the LOC134192337 gene encoding pelle-like serine/threonine-protein kinase pik-1: MYLHQLQPALLHGDVRSTNILISKTMETKIGDLGSCRFSNESLSVGPLSPQYIAPERVVEGCAVTPRNTTQADVYSLGVTFVELFTGVGAEMKWRKSQFRAVPYVPLQDICYAMAEENPRDHISVAAALVQVNAVKQNDEYTSCPPKRMVKGKKRKEDKVTLIEMPWM; the protein is encoded by the coding sequence atgtatcTTCACCAGCTGCAGCCTGCTCTTCTTCATGGAGACGTTCGCTCTACCAACATTCTCATCAGCAAGACCATGGAAACCAAAATTGGTGATCTGGGCTCTTGTCGCTTCTCTAACGAGTCACTTTCTGTTGGTCCTCTCAGTCCACAATACATTGCACCAGAACGAGTTGTGGAAGGTTGTGCAGTGACCCCacgcaacacaacacaagccgACGTGTACAGCTTGGGAGTCACGTTTGTTGAGTTATTCACAGGAGTAGGTGCAGAGATGAAATGGCGTAAGAGTCAGTTTCGAGCTGTTCCTTATGTTCCACTGCAGGACATTTGCTATGCTATGGCAGAAGAGAATCCACGTGATCACATTTCTGTAGCAGCAGCTCTCGTGCAAGTGAATGCAGTGAAGCAGAATGATGAGTACACTTCATGTCCTCCCAAAAGGATGGTGAAAGGCAAGAAACgcaaagaagacaaagtgaCACTCATAGAGATGCCGTGGATGTGA
- the LOC134192336 gene encoding probable serine/threonine-protein kinase DDB_G0271682 — translation MLISKSLDYWSARLGARQASACQVDDLQRELEQVRESNQAIQAEKSAFQQQLADQEAVTRTVTDENERQVGEVRRLLQLMQQRDEDNEQLQTAVHEQEHLSAQKQREANKLQEEITRMANQLDDKEVHLQQKEEELDGKTNTIEQQGSTIEEQRRQMNVWRHEVQEKDMTNKRLARDLQRSESAVQELQQLQHQYDSVIQIHDDSLHMTGVKLGKGAYGEVGIGMWSGVGVAVKTFHEEPVRVDELNISFIRREVSVSSRVHHPNVVSICGAIIDNEVPLHIVMELLEGSLKDVIKAALKADICP, via the exons ATGCTGATCTCAAAGAGCCTTGACTATTGGAGTGCGCGTTTGG gtgCGCGTCAAGCAAGTGCATGTCAAGTTGATGATTTACAAAGAGAGTTGGAGCAGGTCAGAGAAAGCAATCAAGCCATTCAAGCAGAGAAATCTGCTTTCCAGCAGCAATTGGCTGATCAGGAGGCTGTGACTCGTACTGTCACTGATGAGAATGAACGTCAAGTGGGAGAAGTAAGGAGATTGCTGCAGCTCATGCAGCAACGTGACGAAGACAACGAACAACTGCAAACAGCAGTTCATGAGCAGGAACATCTTTCAGCacagaaacagagagaagCAAACAAGCTGCAGGAGGAAATCACAAGAATGGCAAATCAGTTAGATGACAAGGAGGTACATCTGCAACAAAAGGAGGAAGAATTGGATggcaagacaaacacaatagaGCAACAGGGAAGCACAATAGAAGAACAGAGAAGGCAAATGAATGTCTGGAGGCACGAGGTGCAAGAGAAGGACATGACTAATAAACGTCTGGCAAGAGACTTGCAGAGAAGTGAAAGTGCAGTGCAGGAGCTGCAacaacttcaacatcaatatgaCAGCGTTATACAGATCCATGATGACAGTTTACACATGACTGGAGTAAAGTTGGGAAAAGGAGCTTATGGAG AGGTTGGTATTGGCATGTGGAGTGGTGTAGGAGTTGCTGTCAAGACATTTCATGAAGAACCGGTTAGAGTAGATGAACTCAACATTTCATTTATTCGACGCGAAGTGTCGGTGTCCAGTCGTGTCCATCACCCCAATGTCGTATCCATCTGTGGAGCTATCATTGACAATGAAGTTCCTCTTCATATCGTCATGGAGCTTTTGGAAGGATCACTGAAAGATGTGATCAAAGCTGCTTTGAAAGCAGATATCTGTCCATGA
- the LOC134192335 gene encoding transducin-like enhancer protein 4 isoform X1, which yields MFPGRHSTPHQGSGQPFKFTVGESCDRIKQEFGFLQAQCESMKAECEKLVGEKTEIQRHYVMYYEMSYGLNIEMHKQAEIAKRLNTICAQVIPFLSQEHQQQVATAVERAKQVTMSELNAVVGPFSQPPPPGHHGPLPLSGGSHPGHPPPAIPPPPPIAAGATANSNLLTLSSAVSQHAQMAVSNDADRDGRAESASPQRNGSNRNERPRGSQHGSQKKRRRQARETSNLKDTDGERSDGELVVDVSNDDPGTPREGSHSPPQAPKPNMTCKSGSVSSLSSNKDSEGKNEDTKMEDSPTNRHRPVDKSSGPSTMMNNSSPHPPSTGTLPVHGKAGPIAPSALRPPTSLSGPYLFSHAGFSDPSSSGPFMGMMGGFAPPGFYGRPPLMGIEPHRGPHMSGLPGGKLNYSLHLGADGTLQPVLFPHDAFGPGIPQHARQINVLNHGEVVCAVTISNPTRHVYTGGKGCVKVWDIGQASVKNPVSQLDCLRDNYIRSLKLLPDGRTLLVGGEASTLSIWDLANPSPRIKAELTSTAPACYALAISPDAKVCFSCCSDGNIAVWDLHNQQLLRQFQGHTDGASCIDISPDGSRLWTGGLDNTVRAWDLREGRQLQQYDFSSQIFSLGYCPMGDWLAVGMENSYVEVLHSNKPEKYQLHLHESCVLSLKFANSGKWFISTGKDNLLNAWRTPYGVSLFQSKESSSVLSCDVSSDDKFIVTGSGDKKATLYEVV from the exons ATGTTCCCCGGACGCCACTCG ACGCCTCACCAGGGCTCCGGCCAGCCTTTCAAATTCACAGTCGGTGAGTCGTGCGACCGCATCAAGCAGGAATTCGGTTTTCTCCAGGCGCAATGCGAAAG TATGAAGGCGGAGTGCGAGAAACTGGTCGGCGAGAAGACGGAGATTCAGCGCCACTACGTGATG TACTACGAGATGTCCTACGGTCTCAACATCGAGATGCACAAACAG GCGGAAATCGCCAAGCGGCTCAACACAATATGCGCCCAAGTGATCCCGTTCTTATCGCAAGAG CATCAACAACAGGTTGCGACGGCGGTGGAGAGAGCCAAGCAGGTCACAATGTCTGAATTAAATGCAGTCGTTGGG CCCTTTAGTCAGCCTCCACCACCTGGTCATCATGGTCCTCTTCCTCTCTCTGGTGGAAGTCATCCCGGTCACCCACCGCCTGCTATACCTCCGCCGCCTCCGATTGCTGCAGGTGCCACTGCCAACTCGAATTTACTGACTCTATCGTCTGCAGTCTCACAGCACGCTCAAATGGCAGTGAGCAACGATGCAGACCGAG ACGGTCGAGCCGAGTCGGCATCGCCACAACGAAACGGTTCGAATCGAAACGAGAGACCGAGAGGATCACAACATGGCa GtcaaaagaagagaagacgacaAGCGAGAGAAACG TCTAACTTGAAGGACACTgatggcgagcgaagcgacgGCGAATTGGTTGTCGACGTATCAAACGAT GACCCTGGGACGCCTCGTGAAGGATCCCATTCACCACCTCAAGCACCGAAACCCAATATGACGTGCAAGAGCGGCAGTGTGAGTAGCCTGAGTAGCAACAAGGACTCCGAAGGCAAGAACGAAGACACCAAAATGGAGGATTCACCgaccaacagacacaga CCTGTTGATAAAAGCTCCGGTCCATCAACCATGATGAACAACTCGTCTCCACATCCTCCATCTACCGGTACCCTACCAGTGCACGGGAAAGCAGGACCAATAG CACCGTCAGCACTTCGACCTCCCACTTCACTGTCAGGACCATACTTGTTCTCTCATGCAGGATTCAG TGATCCAAGCAGCAGTGGTCCGTTCATGGGAATGATGGGAGGCTTCGCACCTCCGG GTTTCTATGGGCGTCCGCCACTCATGGGTATTGAACCTCACAGAG GTCCCCACATGTCTGGATTGCCTGGAGGCAAACT AAATTATTCACTACACTTAGGAGCTGATGGAACGCTGCAGCCTGTCTTGTTTCCTCATGACGCCTTTGGGCCTG GGATTCCTCAACACGCCAGGCAGATTAACGTATTGAATCATGGAGAGGTAGTGTGTGCTGTGACGATCAGTAATCCAACGAGGCATGTGTACACGGGAGGTAAAGGTTGTGTGAAAGTGTGGGATATTGGTCAAGCGTCTGTCAAGAACCCGGTGTCGCAGCTCGACTGTCTG AGAGATAATTATATTCGATCACTCAAGCTCTTGCCAGACGGACGAACACTTCTTGTTGGAGGAGAAGCAAGTACGCTGAGTATTTGGGACTTAGCTAAT CCAAGTCCTCGGATTAAAGCTGAGTTGACGTCGACTGCTCCGGCGTGTTATGCTTTAGCTATCAGTCCTGATGCGAAG GTTTGTTTCAGCTGCTGTAGTGATGGAAACATCGCAGTGTGGGATTTACACAACCAACAGCTGCTGAG GCAATTCCAAGGTCACACAGACGGTGCAAGTTGTATAGACATCTCACCTGATGGAAGTCGTCTAtggacag GTGGCCTTGATAATACAGTGAGAGCGTGGGATCTACGTGAG GGTCGGCAACTACAGCAGTATGACTTCTCGTCTCAAATTTTCTCTCTTGGTTATTGCCCAATGGGAGACTGGTTGGCCGTTGG AATGGAGAACAGCTATGTCGAAGTGCTTCACAGCAATAAACCAGAAAAATACCAACTGCACCTGCATGAAAGTTGCGTTTTGTCACTTAAATTTGCTAATTCAG GCAAATGGTTTATCAGCACTGGGAAAGACAATTTATTGAATGCATGGAGAACGCCTTATGGTGTCAGTTTATTtcag TCAAAAGAGTCGTCATCGGTTCTCAGTTGCGATGTTTCGTCCGACGACAAGTTCATCGTGACCGGTTCTGGCGACAAGAAAGCGACGTTATATGAAGTCGTATAG
- the LOC134192335 gene encoding transducin-like enhancer protein 4 isoform X2 produces the protein MFPGRHSTPHQGSGQPFKFTVGESCDRIKQEFGFLQAQCESMKAECEKLVGEKTEIQRHYVMYYEMSYGLNIEMHKQAEIAKRLNTICAQVIPFLSQEHQQQVATAVERAKQVTMSELNAVVGPFSQPPPPGHHGPLPLSGGSHPGHPPPAIPPPPPIAAGATANSNLLTLSSAVSQHAQMAVSNDADRDGRAESASPQRNGSNRNERPRGSQHGSQKKRRRQARETDTDGERSDGELVVDVSNDDPGTPREGSHSPPQAPKPNMTCKSGSVSSLSSNKDSEGKNEDTKMEDSPTNRHRPVDKSSGPSTMMNNSSPHPPSTGTLPVHGKAGPIAPSALRPPTSLSGPYLFSHAGFSDPSSSGPFMGMMGGFAPPGFYGRPPLMGIEPHRGPHMSGLPGGKLNYSLHLGADGTLQPVLFPHDAFGPGIPQHARQINVLNHGEVVCAVTISNPTRHVYTGGKGCVKVWDIGQASVKNPVSQLDCLRDNYIRSLKLLPDGRTLLVGGEASTLSIWDLANPSPRIKAELTSTAPACYALAISPDAKVCFSCCSDGNIAVWDLHNQQLLRQFQGHTDGASCIDISPDGSRLWTGGLDNTVRAWDLREGRQLQQYDFSSQIFSLGYCPMGDWLAVGMENSYVEVLHSNKPEKYQLHLHESCVLSLKFANSGKWFISTGKDNLLNAWRTPYGVSLFQSKESSSVLSCDVSSDDKFIVTGSGDKKATLYEVV, from the exons ATGTTCCCCGGACGCCACTCG ACGCCTCACCAGGGCTCCGGCCAGCCTTTCAAATTCACAGTCGGTGAGTCGTGCGACCGCATCAAGCAGGAATTCGGTTTTCTCCAGGCGCAATGCGAAAG TATGAAGGCGGAGTGCGAGAAACTGGTCGGCGAGAAGACGGAGATTCAGCGCCACTACGTGATG TACTACGAGATGTCCTACGGTCTCAACATCGAGATGCACAAACAG GCGGAAATCGCCAAGCGGCTCAACACAATATGCGCCCAAGTGATCCCGTTCTTATCGCAAGAG CATCAACAACAGGTTGCGACGGCGGTGGAGAGAGCCAAGCAGGTCACAATGTCTGAATTAAATGCAGTCGTTGGG CCCTTTAGTCAGCCTCCACCACCTGGTCATCATGGTCCTCTTCCTCTCTCTGGTGGAAGTCATCCCGGTCACCCACCGCCTGCTATACCTCCGCCGCCTCCGATTGCTGCAGGTGCCACTGCCAACTCGAATTTACTGACTCTATCGTCTGCAGTCTCACAGCACGCTCAAATGGCAGTGAGCAACGATGCAGACCGAG ACGGTCGAGCCGAGTCGGCATCGCCACAACGAAACGGTTCGAATCGAAACGAGAGACCGAGAGGATCACAACATGGCa GtcaaaagaagagaagacgacaAGCGAGAGAAACG GACACTgatggcgagcgaagcgacgGCGAATTGGTTGTCGACGTATCAAACGAT GACCCTGGGACGCCTCGTGAAGGATCCCATTCACCACCTCAAGCACCGAAACCCAATATGACGTGCAAGAGCGGCAGTGTGAGTAGCCTGAGTAGCAACAAGGACTCCGAAGGCAAGAACGAAGACACCAAAATGGAGGATTCACCgaccaacagacacaga CCTGTTGATAAAAGCTCCGGTCCATCAACCATGATGAACAACTCGTCTCCACATCCTCCATCTACCGGTACCCTACCAGTGCACGGGAAAGCAGGACCAATAG CACCGTCAGCACTTCGACCTCCCACTTCACTGTCAGGACCATACTTGTTCTCTCATGCAGGATTCAG TGATCCAAGCAGCAGTGGTCCGTTCATGGGAATGATGGGAGGCTTCGCACCTCCGG GTTTCTATGGGCGTCCGCCACTCATGGGTATTGAACCTCACAGAG GTCCCCACATGTCTGGATTGCCTGGAGGCAAACT AAATTATTCACTACACTTAGGAGCTGATGGAACGCTGCAGCCTGTCTTGTTTCCTCATGACGCCTTTGGGCCTG GGATTCCTCAACACGCCAGGCAGATTAACGTATTGAATCATGGAGAGGTAGTGTGTGCTGTGACGATCAGTAATCCAACGAGGCATGTGTACACGGGAGGTAAAGGTTGTGTGAAAGTGTGGGATATTGGTCAAGCGTCTGTCAAGAACCCGGTGTCGCAGCTCGACTGTCTG AGAGATAATTATATTCGATCACTCAAGCTCTTGCCAGACGGACGAACACTTCTTGTTGGAGGAGAAGCAAGTACGCTGAGTATTTGGGACTTAGCTAAT CCAAGTCCTCGGATTAAAGCTGAGTTGACGTCGACTGCTCCGGCGTGTTATGCTTTAGCTATCAGTCCTGATGCGAAG GTTTGTTTCAGCTGCTGTAGTGATGGAAACATCGCAGTGTGGGATTTACACAACCAACAGCTGCTGAG GCAATTCCAAGGTCACACAGACGGTGCAAGTTGTATAGACATCTCACCTGATGGAAGTCGTCTAtggacag GTGGCCTTGATAATACAGTGAGAGCGTGGGATCTACGTGAG GGTCGGCAACTACAGCAGTATGACTTCTCGTCTCAAATTTTCTCTCTTGGTTATTGCCCAATGGGAGACTGGTTGGCCGTTGG AATGGAGAACAGCTATGTCGAAGTGCTTCACAGCAATAAACCAGAAAAATACCAACTGCACCTGCATGAAAGTTGCGTTTTGTCACTTAAATTTGCTAATTCAG GCAAATGGTTTATCAGCACTGGGAAAGACAATTTATTGAATGCATGGAGAACGCCTTATGGTGTCAGTTTATTtcag TCAAAAGAGTCGTCATCGGTTCTCAGTTGCGATGTTTCGTCCGACGACAAGTTCATCGTGACCGGTTCTGGCGACAAGAAAGCGACGTTATATGAAGTCGTATAG